In the genome of bacterium, one region contains:
- a CDS encoding glycoside hydrolase family 5 protein, whose product MTVRFDNLLAITLVLVAIMMSASCSCGDDDDDADETADDDASDSDTHDDDVDDDSFDDDDTDDDDTDDDDAGDDDTGDDDDVGMPWLVAETGAAPAIFDEFGRQVILRGANFNHLGDYFETDPRLPTVAELSGEDWDDAAALGMNVVRLVTSWSAWEPERDAFDTDYLDRVRDAIGQANARGIYVVIDMHQDAWSKFVFTPAGDGCPNGTHHQIGWDGAPEWATYTDGEPTCTPGRREQSPAVIRAWENFWTNHDGIRDELVELWGRVAAEFAHEPGVAGFDLLNEPGHGDDFGETFDGLTTFYRDAIGAIRDAEHDAGAPGHIVFFETSVFGVPPAFDLVDSDPDANLVFAPHNYFASIIPGPLGLLDVGFFLFDGLGRIYGTTVWTGEYNSFSDPATNEAWTTRFAALDDGRLFAGGTWWQWEQECGDPHNIPYPPSEDWITQQQAQCGDARFDVSSRPCLSRAYPRAAPGRLTRIDAKPCGEGLVAEGTSDAAGLAEVWFPSASGEAPAVSGHNIGEFDVTAVDGGYMIFVEVGGEYVVTIAE is encoded by the coding sequence ATGACGGTTCGATTCGACAATCTTCTCGCCATTACGCTCGTGCTTGTTGCGATCATGATGTCCGCCTCGTGTTCGTGCGGCGACGATGACGATGACGCCGACGAAACGGCCGACGACGACGCATCGGACAGCGACACGCATGATGACGATGTCGATGACGATTCGTTTGACGACGACGACACCGACGACGACGACACCGACGACGACGACGCGGGCGACGACGACACCGGCGACGATGACGACGTCGGCATGCCGTGGCTTGTCGCCGAGACGGGCGCGGCGCCGGCCATCTTCGATGAGTTCGGCCGGCAGGTGATCCTGCGCGGCGCGAACTTCAATCACCTGGGCGACTACTTCGAGACGGACCCGCGTCTTCCGACCGTCGCGGAGCTTTCCGGCGAGGATTGGGACGACGCGGCGGCGCTCGGCATGAATGTCGTGCGCCTGGTGACGAGCTGGTCCGCATGGGAGCCGGAGCGAGACGCGTTCGATACCGATTATCTCGACCGCGTGCGCGACGCGATCGGGCAGGCAAACGCGCGCGGCATTTACGTTGTCATCGACATGCACCAGGACGCGTGGAGCAAGTTCGTCTTCACGCCCGCGGGTGACGGCTGCCCGAACGGAACGCATCACCAGATCGGCTGGGACGGCGCGCCCGAATGGGCGACGTACACCGACGGCGAGCCGACGTGCACGCCCGGCCGGCGTGAGCAAAGCCCGGCGGTCATCCGCGCGTGGGAAAACTTCTGGACCAACCACGACGGCATTCGCGACGAGCTGGTTGAGCTTTGGGGACGCGTCGCCGCCGAGTTCGCGCACGAGCCGGGCGTGGCGGGATTCGACCTGTTGAACGAGCCGGGGCACGGCGACGATTTCGGCGAGACGTTTGACGGCCTCACGACTTTCTATCGCGACGCGATCGGCGCGATCCGCGACGCGGAGCATGACGCCGGCGCGCCGGGGCACATCGTCTTTTTCGAGACGAGCGTATTCGGCGTGCCGCCCGCGTTCGACCTCGTCGATTCCGATCCGGACGCAAACCTCGTCTTCGCGCCGCACAACTACTTCGCGTCGATCATCCCCGGTCCGCTCGGGCTGCTGGACGTCGGATTTTTCCTGTTCGATGGGCTCGGCCGCATCTACGGCACGACCGTGTGGACCGGCGAATACAACAGCTTCTCCGACCCCGCGACGAACGAGGCCTGGACGACCCGATTTGCCGCGCTCGACGACGGCCGCCTGTTCGCCGGCGGCACGTGGTGGCAGTGGGAGCAGGAGTGCGGCGATCCGCACAACATCCCGTACCCGCCGTCGGAAGACTGGATCACGCAGCAGCAGGCCCAATGCGGCGACGCGCGTTTCGACGTTTCCTCGCGGCCATGCCTTTCGCGCGCTTACCCGCGCGCGGCGCCGGGGCGATTGACGCGCATCGACGCGAAGCCGTGCGGCGAGGGTCTCGTCGCGGAGGGGACAAGCGACGCCGCGGGTCTTGCCGAGGTCTGGTTTCCTTCCGCGAGCGGCGAGGCGCCGGCGGTAAGCGGGCACAACATCGGCGAATTCGACGTAACGGCCGTTGACGGCGGCTACATGATTTTCGTCGAGGTCGGCGGCGAGTACGTCGTGACGATCGCGGAGTAA
- a CDS encoding carbonic anhydrase family protein translates to MGRNRLFVLMMLALVAMLATVANGCGDDDDDDDDDVGDDDADDDAGDDDADDDESDDDESDDDDEDDDDSHDDDDDPHWDYEHPDDWSDEYPACDDMEQSPVDLTGESEVDLDNIDFAWTTTTISLANNGHTVVATPGDTQTFEVDGTTYTMDQFHYHVSSEHQEDGAYHDAEFHFVHQDEGGNYAVIGIFMNEDEVEAANADWDVFINNLPDEDDTAEPVDEVTLSNLLPATRTYYAYDGSFTTPPCTEGVLWFVLDTPVELSTTQLNALKAKYDDNFRPVQPIGARTIEHDSTP, encoded by the coding sequence ATGGGACGCAATCGATTGTTTGTTCTGATGATGCTCGCGCTTGTTGCCATGCTGGCGACGGTCGCCAACGGCTGCGGCGACGATGACGATGACGACGACGATGATGTTGGAGACGACGACGCGGATGACGATGCGGGCGACGACGACGCCGATGACGACGAGTCGGACGATGACGAATCCGACGACGACGACGAGGATGACGATGACAGCCACGACGACGACGACGATCCGCACTGGGATTACGAGCATCCCGACGATTGGTCGGACGAGTACCCCGCGTGCGACGACATGGAGCAGTCGCCCGTGGACCTGACCGGCGAGTCCGAGGTCGATCTCGACAACATCGACTTCGCGTGGACCACGACGACCATCAGCCTCGCGAACAACGGGCACACCGTCGTGGCGACGCCGGGCGATACGCAGACCTTCGAGGTCGACGGCACCACCTACACGATGGATCAGTTCCACTACCACGTTAGCAGCGAGCATCAGGAAGACGGCGCGTACCACGACGCCGAATTCCATTTCGTGCATCAGGACGAGGGCGGCAACTACGCAGTGATCGGCATCTTTATGAATGAAGATGAGGTCGAGGCCGCGAACGCCGATTGGGATGTCTTCATCAACAACCTTCCCGACGAGGATGACACCGCGGAACCGGTCGACGAGGTGACGCTCAGCAACCTGCTGCCGGCGACACGGACCTACTACGCTTACGACGGTTCGTTCACGACGCCGCCGTGCACCGAGGGCGTTCTCTGGTTCGTTCTCGACACGCCGGTGGAGCTGAGCACGACGCAGCTCAACGCGCTCAAGGCGAAGTACGACGACAACTTCCGCCCGGTGCAGCCGATCGGCGCGCGCACGATCGAGCACGACAGCACGCCGTAA